One window of Streptococcus troglodytae genomic DNA carries:
- a CDS encoding dihydrolipoyl dehydrogenase family protein, protein MDIKAQQGYDYDVIIIGGGVSDVTLACNLAAAGKKTALIEARDWGGTTVNRGSTPKKALLALAELHHQESFLHRGLETVSPITWEDALLTRDWLVSDESARAKERAIKAGVETYEAYAFFEDAHHLKVNGQVLSTATIVLATGSVPRKIDIEGASYIDSSANLMRLHQQPKVIALIGAGVIAMSLISSFTELGTKVHVIQHNDRVLGNFDSELVDILVNRLKSRGAEFHMEAEAERIERSASGYQVTLTNGEIVIVDGIYDVAGRIANIGGLQLEKAGIEYTERGISVDDHLTTSQPHIFAMGDCCDAPVPKLNSYADFQAKYLSQLLNDESKEAIQYPTAPAATVYSIPKIGQVGVSVNQARQHPQDYDVTQLNMSNWQNYKRVHDDLAVIKLVASKSDQHVAGAEIVSDTADILVNYLAILLNRRVSFQELQDIIFAYPSLATDLYGLWK, encoded by the coding sequence TTGGACATTAAAGCTCAGCAGGGCTATGATTATGATGTCATTATCATCGGCGGCGGTGTTTCAGATGTGACTCTAGCCTGCAACTTGGCCGCAGCCGGCAAAAAGACAGCGCTCATTGAGGCTAGAGATTGGGGAGGGACAACTGTCAATCGCGGCTCTACCCCTAAGAAGGCTCTTTTAGCACTAGCTGAATTGCACCATCAGGAGAGCTTTCTGCATAGAGGTCTGGAGACAGTCTCTCCCATCACATGGGAAGATGCTCTGCTGACGCGGGATTGGCTGGTTTCAGATGAGTCAGCCAGAGCGAAGGAGAGAGCTATCAAAGCAGGTGTAGAGACTTATGAAGCCTATGCTTTCTTTGAAGATGCTCACCATCTAAAGGTAAACGGTCAGGTGCTGAGCACTGCAACTATTGTTTTAGCGACGGGCTCTGTGCCTCGAAAGATTGACATAGAAGGGGCTTCTTACATTGATAGCAGCGCTAATCTTATGCGGCTCCATCAGCAGCCCAAGGTAATTGCCTTGATTGGTGCCGGTGTGATTGCCATGTCGCTGATTTCAAGCTTTACTGAGCTGGGAACAAAAGTCCATGTCATTCAGCACAATGATCGTGTTCTGGGTAATTTTGACTCAGAACTTGTAGATATTCTGGTCAATCGTTTGAAAAGTCGCGGTGCAGAATTTCATATGGAAGCAGAAGCAGAGCGTATTGAAAGAAGTGCTTCAGGCTATCAGGTGACCTTGACGAATGGGGAAATAGTTATTGTTGACGGTATTTATGATGTTGCCGGTCGAATTGCCAATATCGGCGGTCTCCAATTGGAAAAAGCCGGCATAGAATATACCGAGCGCGGAATCTCTGTTGATGATCATCTGACAACATCTCAGCCTCACATTTTTGCTATGGGAGATTGCTGTGATGCACCGGTACCTAAGCTGAATTCCTATGCGGATTTTCAGGCTAAATATCTGAGTCAGCTCTTAAATGATGAATCAAAAGAAGCTATCCAGTATCCGACAGCACCGGCGGCAACTGTCTACAGTATTCCCAAAATCGGTCAGGTTGGTGTCAGTGTTAATCAAGCACGGCAGCATCCGCAGGACTATGACGTGACACAGCTAAACATGTCTAATTGGCAGAATTATAAACGCGTTCACGATGATTTGGCTGTCATCAAACTAGTTGCGTCCAAATCAGATCAGCATGTTGCAGGAGCAGAAATCGTCAGTGACACGGCAGATATTCTAGTCAATTATCTAGCTATTTTGCTCAATCGCAGAGTGAGTTTTCAGGAGTTGCAGGATATCATCTTTGCTTATCCGTCACTGGCGACAGATTTATATGGTTTGTGGAAATAA
- a CDS encoding AEC family transporter produces MDIFLTSISSIIPIIVIIVLGYALQVRGWFTDNFGPTLSRLIMNVALPVSIFVSVLKYLTLDKLVSLSGGLLYTFGAFILTYILAFLAVKIFKIRPGRRGTMINTFVNANTIFIGLPLNVALFGDRALPYFLIYYITNTISTWTLGVYLMTTDSKSGKGQATKFNWKNLLPAPLIGFLVALVFLILRIPVPAFANSTLTYIGSLVTPLSLIYIGIVLAKAGLKSIHFDKDTIVTLVGRFILAPIVMFGLLYLTGKGLPVTEFKTFVVQSAAPALAVLPILASQGDGDVEFSTNIVTLSTVLFVIVIPIVVTLMG; encoded by the coding sequence ATGGATATCTTTTTAACCTCAATTTCGAGTATTATTCCCATCATTGTGATTATTGTGCTCGGTTATGCCCTTCAAGTGCGTGGTTGGTTTACAGATAATTTTGGCCCCACACTCTCTCGCCTTATCATGAATGTGGCGCTGCCAGTGTCCATTTTTGTGTCGGTCCTTAAGTACTTGACTCTGGATAAGCTAGTTAGCCTGTCAGGCGGCCTGCTTTACACCTTTGGTGCCTTTATTCTGACCTATATTTTGGCCTTCCTAGCTGTGAAGATTTTTAAGATCCGTCCAGGTCGCAGAGGGACCATGATCAATACCTTTGTCAATGCCAATACTATTTTCATCGGTCTGCCCTTGAATGTAGCACTCTTTGGCGATCGGGCTCTGCCTTACTTCCTAATTTACTATATTACCAATACCATCTCAACTTGGACTCTAGGTGTCTACCTCATGACGACTGATAGTAAGTCTGGCAAAGGACAAGCGACCAAGTTTAATTGGAAAAACCTTTTGCCAGCTCCCCTCATTGGTTTCTTGGTAGCCTTGGTCTTCTTGATTCTGCGCATTCCAGTGCCTGCTTTTGCTAACAGTACCCTGACTTATATTGGTAGTCTGGTGACACCGCTGTCCTTAATTTATATTGGGATTGTTTTGGCTAAGGCTGGGCTTAAGAGTATCCACTTTGACAAAGATACTATTGTGACTCTGGTGGGACGCTTTATCTTAGCTCCTATCGTTATGTTTGGTCTTCTTTATTTGACAGGAAAAGGTCTGCCAGTGACTGAGTTTAAGACTTTCGTAGTTCAATCGGCAGCTCCGGCACTTGCGGTCTTGCCAATTCTCGCCAGTCAAGGTGACGGTGATGTCGAATTTTCAACTAATATCGTTACCCTGAGTACAGTACTCTTTGTAATTGTCATTCCGATTGTTGTGACCTTGATGGGTTAA
- a CDS encoding YoaK family protein — MVCGNNMQDSKLKELEDEVSRFGTHQIKGIAYFLTLLGGAIDAVSYMGFDHTLPAAQTGNLLLLMVDITRLDVQGIAIKMTTLLSFIAGLVVSRCAYHYYRSIYWRIYILVGLSAACLFTFLSFDHLPSGLAIAPLSFTLAMTTGAFNKVENELYNNSFTTGNIKKAIIAWCEFLFKGQAEQKERAVIFTCLVLSFVIGAFTAALFYFLFGMAALLVILCEIIIFTVCYFLLIRFSQKS; from the coding sequence ATGGTTTGTGGAAATAATATGCAGGATTCGAAACTAAAAGAACTAGAAGACGAAGTCAGTCGTTTTGGAACACATCAAATAAAAGGCATTGCTTATTTTCTTACTCTGCTTGGCGGAGCTATTGATGCGGTTTCCTATATGGGTTTTGATCACACCCTGCCGGCTGCTCAGACAGGAAATCTTCTTCTTTTAATGGTGGATATCACGCGCCTGGATGTACAAGGGATTGCCATAAAAATGACTACTCTGCTGAGCTTCATAGCGGGCTTGGTGGTCAGTCGCTGTGCTTACCACTATTATAGGAGTATCTATTGGCGTATTTATATCTTAGTGGGGTTATCGGCTGCTTGTCTCTTTACTTTCCTATCTTTTGACCATCTTCCAAGTGGCCTTGCTATTGCACCTTTGTCCTTTACATTGGCAATGACGACAGGGGCTTTTAATAAGGTTGAAAATGAACTTTATAACAACTCGTTCACCACAGGGAATATCAAAAAAGCCATTATTGCTTGGTGTGAATTCCTTTTTAAAGGACAGGCAGAGCAGAAGGAGCGAGCTGTCATTTTTACTTGCCTGGTTCTGTCCTTTGTCATAGGGGCATTTACAGCGGCCTTATTTTATTTCTTATTTGGGATGGCTGCCTTATTAGTTATACTATGCGAAATTATCATTTTTACAGTTTGCTACTTCTTGCTGATCAGATTTTCACAGAAATCCTAA
- a CDS encoding oxalate decarboxylase family bicupin codes for MTTPHTPQPQRKSDGKGWLDFGPRNLSRDNENRDILVPPVTDHGTMPNMRYSFSDAHNRMEEGGWAREVTIRELPASDELAGVNMALAPGAYRELHWHKEAEWGLMLYGNARITAIDENGQSYIDDVEEGDLWNFESGVAHSIQALDKGCEFLLVFSEANFSENQTLLLSDWLAHTPDDIVAANFKKTEEELASLPKAEKYIFNGTIPGSIEAEKRANPNGDVVNPLTLHLDKIAPIQSEAGRAWILDQKVFPAAKTISAAIVEVEPGGMRELHWHPKSSEWQYYIKGQARMTVFNSNGLARTYDFSAGDVGYVPNVAGHYVQNTGDETLVFVEVFRNPDYSDISLNKWLATTPVNNVAEHLNLPKELVQNLPQAETPQPVIWFDKDKAAKKPF; via the coding sequence ATGACAACACCCCACACCCCACAGCCGCAAAGAAAAAGCGATGGAAAAGGTTGGCTTGATTTTGGACCGCGTAACTTGAGCCGCGATAATGAAAATCGGGATATCTTGGTTCCGCCTGTCACTGACCATGGGACCATGCCCAATATGCGCTACAGCTTTTCAGATGCCCACAATCGGATGGAAGAAGGAGGCTGGGCGCGTGAAGTGACCATTCGTGAACTACCTGCTTCAGATGAATTGGCTGGTGTCAATATGGCCTTGGCACCAGGTGCTTATCGTGAACTGCATTGGCACAAAGAAGCCGAATGGGGACTTATGCTGTACGGCAATGCCCGCATTACAGCGATTGACGAGAACGGTCAGTCTTATATTGATGATGTCGAAGAAGGAGATCTTTGGAATTTTGAATCCGGCGTTGCTCATTCTATTCAGGCCTTGGACAAGGGCTGTGAGTTTCTGTTAGTTTTCAGCGAAGCCAATTTCTCAGAAAATCAAACCTTACTGCTTAGTGACTGGTTGGCTCACACTCCTGATGACATCGTTGCTGCTAATTTTAAGAAGACTGAGGAAGAATTGGCTAGTCTTCCTAAGGCAGAAAAATATATCTTTAATGGGACAATTCCTGGTTCTATTGAAGCAGAGAAGCGCGCCAATCCCAATGGTGATGTGGTCAATCCGCTGACACTGCATTTGGATAAAATTGCACCGATTCAGTCAGAAGCTGGACGTGCTTGGATTTTGGATCAGAAGGTCTTTCCGGCTGCTAAGACGATTTCAGCAGCTATTGTTGAGGTTGAGCCGGGCGGTATGCGGGAATTGCACTGGCATCCTAAGTCATCCGAATGGCAGTATTACATCAAGGGTCAGGCCCGCATGACAGTTTTTAATTCTAATGGTTTGGCTCGTACCTATGACTTTTCAGCTGGAGATGTAGGCTATGTACCCAATGTAGCGGGGCATTATGTTCAAAATACAGGTGACGAAACGTTGGTTTTCGTTGAAGTTTTTCGCAACCCTGATTATTCCGATATTTCGCTCAATAAGTGGCTGGCGACAACTCCTGTCAATAATGTTGCAGAGCACCTCAATCTTCCTAAGGAACTTGTCCAAAATCTGCCTCAGGCAGAGACTCCGCAACCTGTCATTTGGTTTGATAAGGATAAAGCTGCAAAAAAGCCTTTTTAG